Proteins from a genomic interval of Paenibacillus lentus:
- a CDS encoding DUF3243 domain-containing protein: MSTVLKNFDTWKKFLGERVKHAERSGLSEEAIARLAYEIGGFLDEKVDPQNASNRTLKELWDVGNEEERKTIARLMVKLAKENA; the protein is encoded by the coding sequence ATGTCAACAGTACTCAAAAATTTTGATACCTGGAAGAAATTCTTGGGTGAACGCGTCAAACATGCGGAAAGATCAGGTCTGAGCGAAGAGGCTATAGCTCGTCTTGCTTATGAGATCGGCGGATTTCTGGACGAGAAGGTAGATCCACAAAATGCTTCTAACCGCACCCTCAAAGAGCTTTGGGATGTCGGTAATGAAGAAGAGCGCAAGACGATCGCTCGGCTGATGGTAAAGTTAGCTAAGGAAAACGCATAG
- the rimO gene encoding 30S ribosomal protein S12 methylthiotransferase RimO, which translates to MTEKVKIVTLGCEKNLVDSEIMSGLIDQRGYRLVEDRGEATVIIVNTCGFIDAAKEESVNTILDLADLKETANLKALIVSGCLTQRYKQALMEEMPEIDGIVGTGDFYNIAQIVDEALKGKKPIQVGNPVFNYEEVLPRKVSTAKYTTYVKIAEGCDNNCTFCSIPIMRGKFRSRSMESIVAEGKLMASQGVKEISLIAQDSTNYGTDLYGEYKLAELMDQVTKVNGIEWVRLHYAYPGFFTDELIEMIATNPKICKYVDMPLQHSEDALLKRMRRPGRNRDIRELIAKIRSRIPNVSLRTSLIVGFPGETEDDFARLCDFVREIKFDRLGVFTYSKEEDTPASRLPDQIPDEVKEWRATTLMEIQREVSNENASKFVGQVLDVLVERYDGRSDVYIGRSQFDAPEIDGEVYVTNCPVGIGEMAKVRITHAYEYDLSGEGVL; encoded by the coding sequence ATGACAGAAAAAGTGAAAATCGTTACACTTGGTTGTGAGAAAAACCTGGTTGACTCGGAAATTATGTCAGGACTAATCGATCAGAGAGGCTATCGTCTTGTGGAGGATCGTGGAGAGGCGACGGTTATTATCGTTAACACCTGTGGATTTATTGATGCTGCCAAAGAAGAATCAGTGAATACGATTCTCGATTTAGCTGATTTAAAAGAGACAGCGAACCTGAAGGCGCTCATTGTATCCGGTTGTCTGACTCAGCGCTACAAGCAGGCCCTAATGGAAGAAATGCCGGAGATCGACGGTATTGTCGGAACCGGGGATTTTTATAATATTGCTCAGATCGTGGACGAAGCCCTGAAAGGTAAGAAACCGATTCAAGTCGGGAATCCTGTGTTTAATTATGAGGAGGTTCTCCCTCGTAAAGTATCGACAGCTAAGTATACTACATATGTAAAAATCGCGGAGGGCTGCGATAATAACTGTACTTTTTGCAGCATTCCGATAATGCGCGGGAAGTTTCGCAGTCGTTCGATGGAATCGATTGTGGCTGAGGGCAAGCTTATGGCGTCGCAAGGGGTAAAGGAGATCAGTCTGATCGCACAGGACTCGACGAATTACGGAACGGATCTTTATGGTGAATATAAGCTCGCTGAATTGATGGATCAGGTTACAAAGGTTAACGGTATCGAATGGGTACGACTGCACTATGCATACCCGGGCTTCTTCACGGATGAATTAATTGAGATGATTGCAACGAATCCAAAGATATGTAAATATGTTGACATGCCGCTGCAGCATAGTGAGGATGCTCTGCTCAAACGGATGCGCAGACCGGGGCGGAATCGTGACATCCGCGAGCTGATTGCCAAAATACGTTCCCGTATTCCGAATGTTTCGCTCCGAACTTCCCTTATCGTCGGATTTCCGGGTGAGACAGAAGATGATTTTGCTCGTCTATGCGATTTCGTAAGAGAGATCAAGTTTGACCGTTTAGGCGTATTTACCTATTCAAAGGAAGAAGATACGCCGGCGTCAAGGCTGCCGGATCAAATTCCAGATGAGGTGAAGGAATGGCGTGCCACGACGCTGATGGAAATTCAGCGAGAGGTCTCTAATGAGAATGCCAGTAAATTCGTGGGACAAGTCCTGGACGTGCTTGTGGAGCGTTATGATGGACGTAGCGACGTCTATATTGGGCGTTCGCAATTTGATGCGCCCGAAATTGATGGTGAAGTGTATGTAACAAACTGTCCCGTCGGCATCGGCGAGATGGCTAAAGTGCGGATTACGCATGCTTATGAATATGATTTGTCCGGGGAGGGTGTCCTTTGA
- the ymfI gene encoding elongation factor P 5-aminopentanone reductase, which translates to MNINHGIDKSIGEVTVLITGASRGIGAQIALRFAAVGMNIIIHYMKSHEAANEVARKCLELGAKVFTVNADLRSREEIYRMKEKLESRGLKPDILVNNAGVSHYSLLSDVQEEQWDEVMDINLKSVFLCSQAFMPYMIHQRFGRIINVSSVWGISGGACEAVYSAAKGGVNAFTKALAKELAPSCVTVNAVAPGAVKTDMMERFDAEEIRMLEEEIPAGRLASPEEIASLVYFLALPESGYITGQIISPNGGWLT; encoded by the coding sequence ATGAACATCAATCATGGGATAGATAAAAGCATTGGGGAAGTGACCGTGCTCATTACGGGGGCGAGCAGAGGCATTGGGGCTCAGATCGCGCTCCGTTTTGCAGCGGTCGGCATGAATATCATCATTCATTACATGAAATCGCACGAAGCAGCCAATGAAGTGGCGAGGAAATGTCTTGAGCTTGGTGCCAAGGTATTTACGGTCAATGCTGATTTGAGAAGCCGGGAAGAGATTTATCGGATGAAGGAAAAGCTGGAGAGTCGCGGTCTTAAACCGGATATTCTGGTGAATAATGCGGGGGTATCTCATTATAGCCTGTTGTCGGATGTCCAAGAAGAGCAGTGGGATGAAGTGATGGATATAAATTTAAAAAGCGTGTTTTTGTGCAGTCAGGCATTTATGCCCTATATGATTCACCAGCGTTTTGGACGGATTATTAATGTCTCTTCAGTATGGGGGATTTCTGGTGGAGCTTGTGAGGCCGTCTATTCCGCCGCCAAGGGGGGCGTGAACGCCTTTACGAAGGCGCTGGCTAAAGAACTAGCCCCTTCATGTGTAACGGTCAACGCGGTCGCTCCGGGGGCTGTAAAAACGGATATGATGGAACGCTTTGACGCTGAGGAAATTCGTATGCTGGAGGAAGAAATTCCTGCAGGGAGATTAGCCTCGCCAGAAGAAATCGCGTCGTTGGTTTATTTCCTCGCACTTCCGGAATCAGGATATATTACGGGGCAAATCATTAGTCCTAACGGCGGCTGGCTTACGTAA
- the yfmF gene encoding EF-P 5-aminopentanol modification-associated protein YfmF → MNKTVFERGSAGHIRIHVLPTTRFKTFAVSLYAGIPLNEQTVTTTALTPFVLRRGTVSYPETIQFREQLEHLYGAGFGFDVYKRGNYQIVQFRMDTINDDFVSSDDSLLRKTFSFLGEVVTKPVMENGVFRNAYVSSERETVRKKLEAIINDKIRYAAERCMEEMFRNDPYRLHPLGQRKDLEGITSQSLYKAFQQWLQQANLDLYVVGDTTLAEVQKLVEQHFNIGRSASPQYVPAQSHLSGDDVRTVEEVLDVKQGKLNMGLRIPVTYGDERYAAALLYNGILGSYPHSKLFINVREKESLAYYAASRFDGHKGIISIQSGIEIANYQKALEIIKAQLGSLREGQISELEMSQTKAMIRNSLLEMQDSAFDMVAYDFNRVLSDRERPAEELLRQVEAITTEDVVEVANTVELDTIYFLTGKKEV, encoded by the coding sequence TTGAATAAAACTGTATTTGAACGGGGCAGCGCCGGTCATATTCGAATTCATGTTCTGCCGACGACGAGATTCAAAACCTTCGCAGTATCGCTCTATGCGGGAATTCCGCTAAATGAGCAGACGGTTACAACTACAGCACTAACGCCTTTCGTACTGCGGCGGGGTACGGTCTCGTATCCAGAGACGATTCAATTTCGCGAGCAGCTTGAACACTTATATGGCGCGGGCTTCGGCTTTGATGTATATAAACGTGGAAATTACCAAATTGTCCAGTTCCGCATGGATACGATTAACGACGATTTTGTGTCCAGTGACGATTCTTTGCTGCGAAAAACATTCTCTTTTCTCGGTGAAGTCGTAACGAAACCTGTCATGGAAAACGGTGTATTCCGTAACGCATATGTGAGCTCGGAGCGGGAGACGGTACGCAAGAAGCTTGAAGCGATCATCAATGATAAAATTCGTTATGCCGCGGAACGGTGCATGGAGGAAATGTTCCGGAATGACCCATATCGCCTTCACCCGTTAGGTCAGCGCAAGGATTTGGAGGGAATCACCTCCCAGTCGCTGTACAAGGCGTTTCAGCAGTGGCTGCAACAGGCAAACCTTGATTTGTACGTCGTTGGAGACACTACGCTTGCAGAAGTACAGAAACTTGTGGAGCAGCATTTTAACATAGGACGATCTGCTTCGCCGCAATATGTGCCTGCTCAGAGCCATCTGTCTGGAGATGATGTTCGCACTGTAGAAGAGGTACTCGATGTCAAACAAGGCAAACTGAATATGGGTCTGCGCATTCCGGTGACCTATGGAGATGAGCGCTATGCAGCAGCGCTTCTCTATAACGGTATTCTAGGCAGCTACCCTCACTCCAAGTTATTTATTAACGTTAGGGAGAAGGAAAGCTTGGCTTATTATGCTGCATCAAGATTTGATGGCCATAAGGGAATTATTTCGATCCAGTCCGGGATTGAAATTGCAAATTATCAAAAAGCGCTTGAAATTATTAAGGCACAGCTAGGCAGCTTGCGCGAAGGTCAAATTAGCGAACTAGAAATGTCTCAGACCAAGGCGATGATTCGCAACAGTTTGCTGGAAATGCAGGATTCTGCTTTTGATATGGTGGCGTATGACTTTAATCGTGTATTGTCTGATCGGGAACGGCCGGCAGAAGAGCTTCTTCGGCAGGTTGAAGCTATCACGACGGAGGATGTCGTGGAAGTGGCCAACACGGTTGAATTGGATACGATTTACTTTTTGACAGGAAAGAAGGAGGTGTAG
- the pgsA gene encoding CDP-diacylglycerol--glycerol-3-phosphate 3-phosphatidyltransferase: MNLPNRITIARIFMIPVMLVFLLVDFPWWSYELSLGSFTLPVNQLIGALLFIIAASTDGIDGYIARKHNLVTNLGKLLDPLADKLLVAAVLVALVAMGEIEAIIAIIIISREFAVTGLREIALLEGAVIAASNWGKAKTIAQIIAISALLLNNFPFEWLNIPFDEIAIWIATLITIYSGIDYFVKNKKLLSFSKS; this comes from the coding sequence TTGAATTTACCTAATCGCATTACAATTGCCCGAATTTTTATGATCCCGGTTATGCTCGTCTTTTTGCTGGTGGATTTCCCGTGGTGGTCTTATGAACTGTCATTGGGTTCGTTTACACTGCCGGTAAATCAGTTGATTGGGGCTTTACTGTTTATAATAGCTGCTAGTACGGATGGCATTGATGGATATATTGCCCGCAAGCATAATTTGGTTACGAATCTTGGCAAGCTGCTGGATCCGCTTGCGGATAAATTGCTGGTTGCCGCAGTGTTGGTTGCGCTCGTTGCGATGGGCGAAATCGAAGCGATTATTGCAATCATTATCATTAGCCGTGAGTTTGCGGTGACGGGTTTGCGGGAAATCGCCTTGCTGGAAGGGGCGGTAATTGCGGCCAGCAACTGGGGAAAGGCGAAGACGATTGCTCAAATCATTGCGATTTCAGCGCTGCTTCTGAACAATTTTCCTTTTGAATGGCTCAATATTCCATTCGATGAAATCGCGATATGGATTGCTACATTAATTACGATATACTCCGGCATCGATTATTTTGTGAAGAACAAAAAGCTGCTTTCATTCTCTAAAAGTTAA
- the yfmH gene encoding EF-P 5-aminopentanol modification-associated protein YfmH has translation MEVITHERLKETVYRETMDNGLQVYVLPKPGFQKTYATFSTKYGSIDNHFRVEGEADTKVPDGIAHFLEHKMFEEPEGDIFAKFASLGASANAFTSFDQTVYLFSATENVMENLETLVNFVQNPYFTDQNVEKEKGIIGQEIGMYQDNPDWRVYFGLIEAMYSVHPVHIDIAGTVESIGTITKETLYTCYDAFYHPSNMLLFVVGGVDPEEVFSVVRSNQAKKKYEPQGEIKRLFDAEPVEVHEKRKVVKLPVSLPKCLFGFKETNLGNTGEALLRRDLAIKLALDLLIGTSTKLYQNLYDMDLISDGFGHEYNSNPNYAFSAIGGDTKDPERLLEIVTEEIKAVVAKGFVNDDFERARKKKIGSYLRMLNSPENIAHEFTRYRFRGQDLFSVLQIYESLTLEEVNNRLREHINWEQLAVSLVVSP, from the coding sequence ATGGAAGTCATTACGCATGAAAGATTGAAAGAGACGGTATATCGGGAGACGATGGATAATGGTTTGCAGGTGTATGTGCTTCCTAAGCCGGGCTTCCAGAAGACGTATGCTACTTTCTCGACCAAGTACGGCTCGATCGATAATCATTTCCGAGTAGAAGGTGAAGCCGATACGAAGGTGCCGGATGGCATTGCCCACTTCCTGGAGCATAAAATGTTCGAGGAGCCGGAGGGCGATATTTTTGCCAAATTTGCTTCTTTAGGTGCTTCCGCTAATGCTTTTACAAGTTTTGATCAAACTGTCTATTTATTCTCCGCTACGGAGAACGTGATGGAAAATTTGGAGACGTTGGTGAACTTCGTGCAAAATCCTTATTTTACAGATCAGAACGTGGAAAAGGAGAAGGGCATCATTGGTCAAGAAATCGGCATGTATCAGGATAATCCAGATTGGCGCGTGTATTTCGGCTTGATCGAGGCAATGTATTCCGTTCATCCAGTTCATATCGATATTGCAGGTACGGTGGAATCCATTGGAACGATCACAAAAGAGACGTTATATACGTGTTATGACGCTTTTTACCATCCGAGCAATATGCTGTTGTTTGTCGTAGGCGGCGTTGATCCAGAAGAGGTATTCTCTGTGGTGCGGAGCAATCAGGCCAAGAAGAAATATGAGCCCCAGGGAGAAATTAAGCGGCTATTCGATGCGGAGCCAGTCGAGGTGCATGAGAAGCGTAAAGTTGTCAAGCTTCCTGTTTCTCTGCCTAAATGCTTGTTTGGGTTTAAAGAGACGAATCTCGGGAATACGGGTGAGGCTTTGCTGCGTCGGGATTTAGCGATCAAGCTGGCTTTGGATTTGCTGATCGGTACCAGTACGAAGCTGTATCAAAATCTGTATGACATGGATCTTATTTCCGACGGCTTCGGCCATGAATATAACAGTAATCCGAACTATGCCTTCTCGGCGATCGGTGGCGACACAAAGGATCCGGAGCGTCTTCTGGAAATTGTAACGGAAGAGATTAAAGCGGTTGTTGCTAAGGGGTTTGTGAACGATGACTTCGAGCGGGCGCGCAAGAAAAAAATTGGAAGTTATTTGCGCATGTTAAATTCACCGGAAAATATCGCTCATGAATTTACCCGTTATCGGTTCCGGGGCCAAGATCTCTTCTCCGTATTGCAGATTTACGAATCTTTGACTCTGGAAGAGGTGAACAACCGGTTGCGCGAGCATATTAATTGGGAACAGTTAGCGGTATCGCTCGTCGTCAGTCCGTAA
- the sleB gene encoding spore cortex-lytic enzyme: protein MKKAKIWFSAGLVLLLCGALFGAYRLWNSTPAMTERSEEPKSSLPVFSEQVIQYGAFGTDVYELQGRLAFLGFYHGEIDSYFGPKTQDSLKWFQSEFGMVVDGLAGPKTKLKLYNATKDWRPGTEMAAGQTGTHQEAAKTGQEQANTSADLSSSNAMGLSANDLKIMANAVYGEARGEPFEGQVAVAAVILNRVKSPSFPNTVSGVIFQPRAFTAVDDGQIWLEPNESARKAVQQALNGWDPSGGCLYYFNPETATSKWIWTRPQVKTIGKHIFCM from the coding sequence ATGAAAAAAGCTAAAATATGGTTTTCCGCCGGTTTAGTGCTGCTTTTGTGCGGGGCATTGTTCGGAGCTTATCGACTATGGAATAGTACGCCCGCTATGACGGAAAGAAGCGAGGAGCCGAAATCTTCTCTTCCCGTATTCAGTGAACAGGTAATACAGTATGGCGCATTCGGCACAGACGTCTACGAGCTGCAAGGCCGATTGGCCTTCCTAGGATTTTATCATGGCGAGATCGATAGTTACTTTGGACCGAAAACGCAAGACTCTCTAAAATGGTTTCAATCGGAATTCGGTATGGTCGTTGATGGGCTTGCCGGGCCGAAAACGAAGCTGAAGCTGTACAATGCCACAAAAGACTGGAGACCCGGCACTGAGATGGCTGCAGGACAAACGGGCACCCATCAAGAGGCTGCTAAAACCGGGCAAGAACAGGCGAATACATCGGCGGATTTATCCTCCTCTAACGCGATGGGATTATCGGCTAATGATCTCAAAATTATGGCTAATGCGGTGTATGGGGAGGCGCGCGGTGAACCATTTGAGGGACAAGTAGCGGTGGCTGCCGTAATTCTTAACCGTGTAAAATCACCGAGCTTTCCAAATACAGTATCCGGTGTTATTTTTCAACCGCGGGCTTTTACAGCGGTGGATGACGGCCAAATTTGGCTTGAACCGAATGAGAGTGCAAGAAAAGCCGTTCAACAAGCATTGAATGGTTGGGATCCGTCAGGCGGATGTCTATATTATTTTAATCCAGAGACAGCGACTTCAAAATGGATTTGGACTCGTCCGCAGGTTAAAACGATCGGAAAACATATTTTTTGCATGTAA
- a CDS encoding YajQ family cyclic di-GMP-binding protein: protein MASESSFDIVSKMDMQELTNAIDQTEREIANRFDFKGSKTELKVEKDELVVVSDDDYKLGAVIDILQSKMIKRGLPIKNLDYGKVEPASLGTVRQRIKLKQGIDAENAKKINVMIRDSKLKVKSQIQGDQIRVTGKSKDDLQQVMQMLRKGDLSLDLQFTNFK, encoded by the coding sequence ATGGCTTCTGAAAGCTCATTTGATATCGTCTCCAAAATGGACATGCAGGAACTTACGAATGCGATCGACCAGACGGAGCGGGAAATAGCTAACCGATTTGACTTCAAAGGGAGCAAGACCGAGCTTAAAGTCGAGAAGGATGAATTGGTTGTCGTCTCAGACGATGATTACAAGCTCGGCGCTGTCATTGATATTCTGCAATCGAAAATGATTAAGAGAGGGTTGCCGATCAAGAACTTGGATTACGGTAAAGTAGAGCCGGCGTCGCTAGGAACGGTGCGTCAGCGTATTAAGCTGAAACAAGGCATTGATGCGGAGAATGCTAAGAAAATTAATGTGATGATCCGCGATTCAAAGCTGAAGGTCAAAAGCCAAATTCAAGGCGATCAAATCCGGGTTACCGGCAAGAGCAAGGATGATCTGCAGCAGGTGATGCAGATGCTCCGCAAAGGGGATCTGTCGCTCGATTTACAATTTACCAACTTCAAATAG
- a CDS encoding competence/damage-inducible protein A: protein MKAEIIAVGTELLLGQIVNTNAQFLSQELASLGIDVYFQTVVGDNMDRLRQAIHTAESRADVLIFSGGIGPTQDDLTKEALASVLGRNLHYDRMAMDNIDRFFRGRNIPMTENNRRQAHAIDGCTPLPNETGLAVGNAIAHNGKFYIVLPGPPKELIPMFQNQAKTWILQQVLTHEKPIYSKMLKFAGIGESALETRVIDLIEKQSDPTVAPYAKESEVTLRITTKADSESEAMAKLDTLEKEIASRLGDHLYATGDIPIEKTIIDMLTELNLTVSCAESCTGGLLMETLTSIPGSGAVFQGGIVCYSNEMKEKLLHVPHDLLEGENAPGAVSAETAKVLAEQVRMIVDTDFGLSITGVAGPGYSERKPVGLVYIGISRREHDTLVLELNLKGNRETIRTRSAKTILYHLWKQLKEIADEA, encoded by the coding sequence ATGAAAGCTGAAATTATCGCGGTAGGCACCGAGCTTTTGCTCGGACAAATTGTGAATACGAATGCCCAGTTTTTGTCTCAGGAATTGGCTTCTCTCGGAATTGACGTATATTTCCAAACTGTTGTTGGTGACAATATGGATCGCTTGCGCCAAGCGATTCATACCGCTGAATCCAGAGCGGATGTGCTCATTTTCTCAGGTGGCATCGGTCCAACGCAAGATGATTTAACGAAAGAGGCATTAGCGTCAGTATTAGGAAGAAACCTCCATTATGATCGCATGGCGATGGATAACATTGACCGGTTCTTCCGGGGGCGAAATATTCCGATGACCGAGAATAATCGGCGCCAGGCGCATGCTATAGATGGATGTACGCCGTTGCCGAATGAGACGGGGCTCGCTGTAGGGAATGCTATCGCTCATAATGGCAAGTTCTATATTGTATTGCCCGGGCCGCCGAAAGAGTTGATTCCTATGTTTCAAAATCAGGCGAAAACCTGGATACTGCAGCAAGTTCTAACTCATGAAAAGCCGATTTATTCGAAAATGCTGAAATTCGCGGGAATCGGAGAATCTGCTTTGGAAACTCGGGTTATCGATCTGATCGAGAAACAAAGCGATCCAACCGTAGCTCCGTATGCTAAAGAGAGTGAGGTTACCTTGCGCATTACAACGAAGGCGGACAGCGAAAGCGAAGCGATGGCCAAGCTGGACACGCTAGAGAAGGAAATAGCCTCTCGGCTCGGAGATCATTTGTATGCTACCGGGGATATTCCAATCGAGAAGACGATTATAGATATGCTTACTGAGCTGAACCTCACGGTGAGCTGCGCCGAAAGCTGCACCGGTGGCTTATTGATGGAGACCTTGACTTCTATTCCAGGCAGTGGTGCGGTATTCCAAGGCGGAATCGTCTGCTACTCCAATGAAATGAAAGAGAAGCTCCTTCACGTTCCACATGACTTGCTAGAGGGCGAAAATGCTCCTGGTGCCGTCAGCGCTGAGACTGCAAAGGTACTTGCTGAGCAGGTGCGAATGATCGTGGATACAGATTTCGGCTTGTCGATTACCGGCGTTGCCGGCCCCGGGTATTCGGAGCGTAAGCCAGTCGGCCTTGTATATATCGGTATTTCCCGACGCGAGCACGATACCCTTGTTCTGGAACTGAACTTGAAGGGGAACCGAGAAACAATCCGCACTCGCTCTGCTAAGACGATTCTATACCACCTGTGGAAGCAATTGAAAGAGATAGCTGACGAGGCGTAA
- a CDS encoding helix-turn-helix domain-containing protein, protein MSNLGQQLKEARLARGLSLDDVQDMTKIRKRYLEAIEAGDYKVLPGSFYVRAFIKTYAEAVGVDADELLNEHRQDVPAPQVEQTMEPVLQKRRSRQTSGRNSKWMSTALMWSFTIVILIVIYTYFVVWGKDPTADKKNETDPTKLTQSETPAKQGDKSQNGASNGSNDGKAAEQQSEKENTSSAADGNQENSNTPDSTDDGSNNGTDAGADGDVVVLPDGKSGSTTNFKVSNPSGQPVQVVINATGRSWVEVYKGGKDGEKLYFDNTSEGEVLTYELGPEGMYIKSGASSYTQITVAGQVVEDGKNTSKIQLNMDTGASGTEAEAGRESDADSDLSTE, encoded by the coding sequence GTGTCGAATTTGGGCCAGCAATTGAAGGAAGCCCGCCTTGCCAGAGGCTTGTCACTGGATGATGTACAAGATATGACAAAAATTCGCAAAAGATATTTAGAAGCCATCGAAGCGGGAGATTATAAAGTGTTGCCGGGAAGTTTTTATGTGCGGGCCTTTATAAAGACATACGCCGAAGCGGTTGGAGTGGATGCAGATGAGCTGCTCAATGAGCATCGTCAAGATGTACCAGCTCCTCAGGTGGAGCAGACGATGGAGCCTGTGTTACAGAAACGCCGCAGCAGACAAACATCGGGGCGTAATTCTAAATGGATGTCTACGGCGCTGATGTGGTCTTTTACAATAGTAATCCTGATCGTCATTTATACGTATTTTGTAGTTTGGGGTAAAGATCCGACTGCGGATAAGAAAAATGAGACGGATCCAACTAAATTAACCCAATCGGAAACACCTGCGAAGCAAGGCGATAAGAGCCAGAACGGAGCTTCTAATGGGTCTAATGATGGTAAAGCTGCCGAGCAGCAGTCGGAGAAGGAGAATACGTCGTCCGCTGCCGATGGGAACCAAGAAAACTCTAACACGCCTGACAGTACGGATGACGGATCGAATAACGGTACTGATGCGGGGGCTGATGGAGATGTTGTTGTCCTGCCGGACGGAAAGAGCGGTAGCACAACCAATTTTAAAGTATCCAATCCTAGCGGGCAGCCGGTGCAAGTTGTGATCAACGCGACCGGTAGGAGCTGGGTCGAAGTGTATAAGGGAGGCAAGGACGGTGAGAAGCTGTACTTCGATAATACATCTGAGGGCGAAGTGCTGACTTATGAACTTGGTCCTGAAGGAATGTATATTAAATCGGGGGCTTCCTCGTACACGCAAATTACTGTGGCGGGACAGGTCGTTGAGGATGGCAAGAATACTTCCAAAATCCAGCTTAACATGGATACAGGTGCATCTGGCACAGAAGCCGAAGCTGGAAGGGAAAGTGATGCTGACTCCGATCTGAGTACAGAATAA